A region of uncultured Draconibacterium sp. DNA encodes the following proteins:
- a CDS encoding FecR domain-containing protein gives MNDKNRHSDALNDFEKDLFGKGKISWAKSEADVWNELQDKMDEKPAKMVSFRHNWVQWSAAAVVLLIFGLGAVISSWQKTIECRPGEHLVAVLPDGSSVDLNAASKLVYNPLKWKWERKLKFEGEGFFNVEKGSTFTVESNNGTTKVLGTSFNIYAREENYRVTCLTGKVQVTSPNNEKVVLLPQNHVELEEGKLVVTKMFEPEKAISWKQNYFYFTGRPLKEVIDEIERQYAVTIKLDPQLNNRNFGSNFSKQHSVEDVLDFVCKPMNLKFEKQANNVYIVTDES, from the coding sequence ATGAATGACAAAAACAGACATAGCGACGCATTAAACGATTTCGAAAAAGATCTTTTCGGAAAGGGAAAGATAAGTTGGGCGAAATCGGAGGCTGATGTTTGGAATGAGCTGCAAGACAAGATGGACGAAAAACCGGCGAAAATGGTCTCGTTCCGACACAATTGGGTTCAGTGGTCAGCAGCGGCGGTAGTCCTGTTAATTTTTGGATTAGGGGCAGTCATTTCATCCTGGCAGAAAACCATAGAATGCAGGCCCGGTGAGCATCTGGTAGCTGTATTACCCGACGGATCGAGTGTGGATCTGAATGCAGCATCAAAACTGGTTTATAATCCGCTAAAATGGAAATGGGAACGAAAACTGAAATTTGAAGGGGAAGGTTTCTTTAATGTTGAAAAAGGATCGACTTTCACCGTTGAGTCCAATAATGGAACTACCAAAGTACTGGGAACTTCGTTTAATATTTATGCCCGCGAAGAAAACTACCGCGTAACCTGTCTCACGGGAAAAGTACAGGTAACATCGCCAAACAACGAAAAAGTGGTTCTTCTGCCTCAGAATCATGTTGAACTGGAAGAAGGAAAATTGGTTGTTACCAAAATGTTTGAACCTGAAAAGGCGATAAGCTGGAAACAAAATTATTTCTACTTCACCGGGCGTCCGTTAAAAGAAGTAATCGACGAAATTGAGCGCCAATACGCCGTAACAATAAAACTCGATCCGCAATTAAATAATCGTAACTTCGGAAGTAATTTTTCAAAACAACACAGCGTTGAAGATGTGTTGGATTTTGTTTGCAAACCAATGAATCTGAAGTTCGAAAAACAAGCAAATAATGTTTACATCGTGACAGACGAAAGTTAA
- a CDS encoding NADH-ubiquinone oxidoreductase-F iron-sulfur binding region domain-containing protein, whose translation MATSNQLKRVDFIFRNENDWEKILSSTLKRKPQELINELISSELKGRGGAGFPTGLKWKLTAESKEKEKYVICNADEGEPGTFKDREILSRVPYKVLTAMAICGYITGAKRGYIYLRGEYKFLLPELNKVIDEFDYYCQETNLDFKISIFMGSGAYICGEETALMESMEGKRGEPRNKPPFPTQAGFMGKPTVINNVETLVHTFTIFKYGAKKFYDLGVQYSRGTKLFSVSGDTPKPGIYELELGMSLQDFVYEFGDGDTKAVQVGGASGFLVPRKKFKDAAIGFKGKLTGISLPTGGSMMLFNSSRSMFNVLDNYLEFFREESCGQCTPCRVGCQQLLLGIKAVKRGEKPASYLDKLLRLTETMQYTAKCGLGQSVANSFSSIVENFREEMIY comes from the coding sequence ATGGCAACTTCAAATCAATTAAAACGTGTAGATTTCATTTTCAGAAATGAAAACGACTGGGAAAAAATTCTCTCATCAACCCTTAAAAGGAAACCACAGGAACTTATCAATGAGCTCATCAGTTCGGAATTAAAAGGACGTGGCGGAGCCGGATTCCCCACCGGATTAAAATGGAAGCTTACTGCGGAATCAAAAGAGAAAGAAAAATACGTGATCTGCAATGCCGATGAAGGCGAGCCTGGCACTTTTAAAGACCGCGAAATTTTATCGCGCGTTCCCTATAAAGTTTTAACGGCAATGGCTATTTGCGGATACATAACCGGAGCCAAAAGGGGCTATATCTATCTTCGGGGCGAATATAAATTTCTGTTACCCGAGTTAAACAAGGTCATCGACGAATTTGACTACTACTGCCAGGAGACAAATCTTGATTTCAAGATCTCGATTTTTATGGGTAGCGGCGCTTACATTTGCGGAGAAGAAACTGCCTTAATGGAATCGATGGAAGGTAAACGTGGCGAACCGCGCAATAAGCCACCATTCCCCACGCAAGCCGGTTTTATGGGAAAACCTACGGTAATCAACAATGTGGAAACACTGGTGCACACTTTCACTATTTTTAAATACGGTGCAAAAAAATTCTACGATCTTGGTGTACAATACTCACGCGGAACCAAGCTGTTCTCGGTATCGGGCGATACACCAAAACCTGGTATTTATGAATTGGAGCTGGGAATGAGTTTGCAGGATTTTGTGTATGAATTTGGCGACGGCGATACCAAGGCCGTACAAGTTGGCGGAGCTTCAGGATTTCTGGTTCCCCGCAAAAAATTTAAAGATGCTGCCATTGGGTTTAAAGGCAAACTTACCGGTATCTCGCTGCCTACCGGCGGTTCGATGATGCTTTTTAATAGTTCGCGCTCGATGTTTAATGTTCTTGATAATTACCTCGAATTTTTCCGCGAAGAATCGTGTGGTCAGTGTACACCGTGCCGCGTTGGGTGCCAGCAATTGCTCTTAGGAATAAAGGCAGTAAAACGCGGTGAAAAACCGGCCTCTTATCTCGATAAGTTATTGCGCCTCACCGAAACAATGCAATACACGGCCAAATGTGGCCTTGGGCAATCGGTGGCGAATTCGTTCTCGTCGATTGTGGAGAACTTTAGAGAAGAGATGATCTATTAA
- a CDS encoding sigma-70 family RNA polymerase sigma factor translates to MTKEEFKKLFDEHFSQVRNYMFYRSGDTELATDIAQETFLKIWEKQNKIDDARVKGLLFKIANNLFVSYYRKEKRSFEFFKHYKPDENTRNPEEDLVFEQLKENYSYALQRMPEKQRTVFLMSRVDQLSYNEIAEMVGVSVKAVEKRMKLALYFLRTSLKTNE, encoded by the coding sequence TTGACAAAAGAAGAATTCAAAAAGCTTTTTGATGAACATTTTAGCCAGGTTCGTAACTATATGTTCTATCGTTCGGGAGATACTGAACTGGCTACAGATATAGCGCAGGAAACATTTCTGAAGATTTGGGAGAAACAAAATAAAATTGACGACGCCAGGGTAAAAGGCCTGCTTTTTAAAATTGCCAATAACCTGTTTGTGTCATACTACAGAAAAGAAAAACGTTCTTTTGAATTTTTTAAGCATTATAAACCGGATGAAAATACGCGCAACCCGGAGGAAGACCTGGTATTCGAGCAATTAAAGGAAAACTACAGTTACGCGCTGCAAAGAATGCCCGAAAAGCAGCGAACCGTTTTCCTGATGAGCCGCGTAGATCAGCTATCCTACAACGAAATTGCCGAAATGGTTGGGGTAAGTGTAAAAGCCGTAGAAAAGAGAATGAAGCTCGCGCTTTACTTTTTACGAACTAGTTTAAAAACAAATGAATGA
- a CDS encoding alkaline phosphatase family protein, with protein sequence MKAGVVVVLGFILLFLGGQTQAQNNEPLNSGKPRVVIGIVVENMRPDYIQRYWDKFQSNGFKKIYTQGAVCKNVKLTLHEQNYASGTATLFTGVHPSIHGIVSNKWYDRLKKKEVDSTEDDYYFTVGADTKAGAASPQNLLSTTLTDNLKILSGGKAKIFSAALNRESAIFAAGHAADGAYWFDTESGRMISSSFYVSTFPDWVRLFNSENYADIYSHRTWTTLIPETEYTESLRDDYLLERGYFGEFNTFPHSINKYISRTNDFRPFKTTPSANMMIKDFTLRLLENEEIGTDNVTDFVTAVFSSMDYENGSFGPASLEMEDTYLYLDQYIGELVDAAEQKFGKDNILFFLTANTSASYPVEYLKEEFHLTVDYFNVESAIALLTSYLNITYGEKKWIEHYSDLQLYLDHDIINESDNVTLNELREVSSNFINQFTGVQVSMPAFQLEQGSSANGLFEPLYNTYFKNRSGDFIYTLKEGWQPGYKFKRANYTDQSRIPVVIWGKGIKAQTISTTHNAVDLVPTLAELISVPLPDKCQGKIIKEIVETK encoded by the coding sequence ATGAAGGCAGGTGTAGTAGTAGTTTTAGGTTTTATTCTTTTATTTCTTGGTGGCCAAACACAGGCACAAAACAATGAACCGCTTAATAGCGGGAAACCCAGAGTGGTAATTGGTATTGTTGTTGAGAACATGCGACCCGATTACATTCAGCGTTATTGGGACAAATTTCAATCCAACGGATTTAAGAAAATCTACACGCAGGGCGCCGTTTGCAAGAATGTGAAACTTACTCTGCACGAACAAAACTACGCCAGCGGAACAGCAACACTTTTTACCGGAGTTCATCCGTCCATTCACGGAATTGTTTCGAACAAATGGTACGACCGCCTAAAGAAAAAAGAAGTTGACAGCACCGAAGATGACTATTATTTTACGGTTGGAGCCGATACGAAAGCCGGAGCCGCATCGCCTCAAAATCTGCTTTCGACAACCCTTACCGATAATTTGAAAATATTAAGCGGAGGGAAGGCCAAAATTTTTAGTGCAGCTTTAAACCGTGAATCGGCAATTTTTGCTGCGGGTCATGCTGCCGACGGCGCTTACTGGTTCGATACCGAATCGGGAAGAATGATATCAAGTTCGTTTTATGTAAGCACTTTCCCCGATTGGGTGCGTTTATTTAACAGCGAGAACTACGCCGATATATACAGTCACCGCACCTGGACAACGCTGATTCCGGAAACCGAATACACCGAGAGCCTGCGCGACGACTACCTGCTGGAACGTGGTTATTTTGGCGAGTTTAATACTTTCCCACATTCCATAAACAAATACATTAGCCGCACCAACGATTTCAGACCGTTTAAAACCACGCCGTCTGCCAATATGATGATCAAAGATTTTACCCTGCGTTTGTTGGAAAACGAAGAAATTGGAACGGATAACGTAACCGATTTTGTTACAGCAGTATTTTCGAGCATGGATTACGAAAATGGTTCATTCGGGCCGGCATCGCTGGAAATGGAAGATACTTACCTTTATCTTGATCAGTACATTGGAGAATTAGTTGATGCCGCCGAACAGAAATTCGGGAAAGACAATATTTTGTTTTTTCTAACGGCCAACACATCAGCTTCGTACCCGGTTGAGTACCTGAAAGAGGAATTTCACCTGACAGTTGACTATTTTAATGTTGAAAGTGCCATTGCGCTGCTAACTTCCTATCTGAATATTACTTACGGCGAAAAGAAATGGATCGAACATTATTCCGATCTTCAGCTGTACCTTGATCACGATATTATTAATGAAAGCGATAATGTAACCTTGAATGAACTGCGCGAGGTTTCATCAAATTTTATCAACCAGTTTACCGGCGTTCAGGTTTCAATGCCCGCGTTCCAGTTAGAACAGGGAAGCTCGGCAAACGGATTATTCGAACCACTGTACAATACCTATTTTAAAAACCGCTCAGGCGATTTTATCTATACCTTAAAAGAAGGCTGGCAACCCGGTTATAAATTCAAGCGTGCGAATTACACCGATCAGTCGCGAATTCCGGTAGTAATCTGGGGGAAAGGAATTAAAGCACAAACCATAAGCACAACGCACAACGCCGTTGACCTGGTACCAACACTGGCCGAATTAATCTCAGTGCCGTTACCCGATAAATGTCAGGGAAAGATTATTAAAGAAATTGTTGAAACGAAATAG
- the nuoE gene encoding NADH-quinone oxidoreductase subunit NuoE: MDPIQTLVKNLAEKHGRSRESVLPILQGVVEQENYLSERSMIEIAREIDIPAADVYGTATFYSFLETKPTGKFIIRVCKTITCAMKGKNQILFAIQDMLKISLGETTPDKQFTLLETNCLGWCHKAPAMLINDEIYTELTPEKVREILSAYMKVNQNH, translated from the coding sequence ATGGATCCAATCCAAACTTTAGTTAAAAACCTGGCAGAGAAACATGGTCGAAGCCGGGAAAGTGTTTTACCCATTTTACAAGGAGTGGTTGAACAGGAAAATTATCTTTCGGAACGTTCGATGATCGAGATCGCCCGGGAAATTGATATTCCGGCTGCCGATGTTTACGGCACTGCCACTTTTTATTCATTTCTTGAAACCAAACCTACCGGAAAGTTCATTATTCGTGTGTGCAAAACCATTACCTGTGCCATGAAGGGTAAAAACCAGATTTTGTTTGCCATACAAGACATGCTAAAGATTAGTTTAGGGGAAACCACCCCCGACAAACAATTCACCCTACTGGAAACCAACTGCCTGGGCTGGTGCCACAAGGCCCCGGCAATGCTTATAAACGATGAGATTTATACCGAGCTCACTCCTGAAAAAGTGAGGGAGATATTATCGGCTTATATGAAAGTAAATCAGAATCACTAA
- a CDS encoding carboxypeptidase-like regulatory domain-containing protein, which produces MKTVLITHFAILLLIIPGMSWAQIVTITGYVNNGSNGKAMENVSIFEKNSGIGTITNQNGFYKLILDKGDIDLSISNGGFKPVLHHVDAVSDTTLVVSLQPLLSSKNRQKKNDQVHAELELEKKDDRKGFKLF; this is translated from the coding sequence ATGAAAACAGTATTAATCACCCATTTCGCTATTCTATTATTAATAATACCGGGCATGAGTTGGGCCCAAATAGTAACTATAACAGGTTATGTTAATAATGGATCCAACGGAAAAGCAATGGAAAACGTAAGTATTTTTGAAAAGAATTCAGGAATCGGAACAATTACCAATCAGAATGGATTTTATAAGCTAATTCTCGATAAGGGCGATATTGATTTGTCTATCTCGAACGGAGGGTTTAAGCCGGTTTTGCACCATGTAGACGCCGTTTCTGATACTACATTGGTAGTTAGTCTTCAGCCTTTGTTGAGCAGCAAAAACCGACAGAAAAAGAACGATCAGGTACATGCTGAGCTGGAACTGGAAAAGAAGGATGATCGAAAGGGATTTAAACTATTCTAA